A stretch of Microbacterium sp. 4R-513 DNA encodes these proteins:
- the thrB gene encoding homoserine kinase, with product MSAALSEPVRQPVEGRAVVVRVPATSANLGPGFDTLGLALSVYDELVVTALPDDRLEIEVAGEGAGDVPRDASNLVVRSIAHAFEAAGRRMPGLRLEARNVIPHGRGMGSSGAAVVSGLLAAKGLLDGDVAFGDDRLLALATELEGHPDNVAPALFGGLTIAWMDENGPQHKKLLVHRGVAPLVFVPESTMSTKLARSLQPLQVPREDAVFNVSRSALLIAALTQSPELLLAATEDKLHQNYRAQAMPGTDILVRALRERGFAAVVSGAGPSVLVLADGPGQRLEAADVAARATDTPWEALMLAVDFKGGTVREYAEGST from the coding sequence GTGAGCGCAGCCCTCTCCGAGCCGGTCCGGCAGCCCGTCGAAGGGCGCGCGGTCGTCGTGCGTGTGCCCGCGACGAGCGCGAACCTCGGTCCCGGCTTCGACACGCTCGGCCTCGCGCTGAGCGTCTACGACGAGCTCGTCGTCACGGCGCTGCCGGACGACCGCCTCGAGATCGAGGTCGCGGGCGAGGGAGCGGGCGACGTGCCGCGCGACGCCTCGAACCTCGTCGTGCGCTCCATCGCCCACGCGTTCGAGGCGGCGGGACGACGGATGCCGGGGCTCCGCCTCGAGGCGCGCAACGTCATCCCGCACGGCCGCGGCATGGGCTCGTCGGGCGCGGCCGTCGTGTCGGGCCTGCTCGCGGCCAAGGGGCTGCTCGACGGGGACGTCGCCTTCGGCGACGACCGGCTCCTGGCGCTCGCGACCGAGCTCGAGGGGCATCCCGACAACGTCGCCCCCGCCCTCTTCGGCGGCCTCACGATCGCCTGGATGGACGAGAACGGCCCCCAGCACAAGAAGCTCCTCGTGCACCGCGGCGTGGCACCCCTCGTCTTCGTGCCCGAGTCCACGATGTCGACCAAGCTCGCGCGCAGCCTGCAGCCGTTGCAGGTGCCGCGGGAGGACGCCGTCTTCAACGTCTCCCGCTCGGCGCTGCTCATCGCGGCACTCACGCAGAGCCCCGAGCTGCTGCTCGCCGCGACCGAGGACAAGCTTCATCAGAACTACCGCGCGCAGGCGATGCCCGGCACCGACATCCTGGTGCGGGCGCTGCGCGAGCGCGGGTTCGCGGCGGTCGTCTCCGGAGCCGGTCCGAGCGTCCTCGTGCTCGCCGACGGACCGGGTCAGCGCCTCGAAGCGGCCGACGTCGCAGCCCGCGCGACCGACACCCCGTGGGAGGCGCTCATGCTCGCCGTCGACTTCAAGGGTGGTACAGTGAGGGAGTACGCGGAGGGTTCCACGTAA
- a CDS encoding homoserine dehydrogenase — MTDYRRLRVALLGAGAVGSQVAALLLRHGDELADRAGATLELAGIAVRDLDAPRDVDLPRELFTTDVEPLIVGSDIVIELMGGIEPARTYLLQAINSGADVVTANKALLATHGPEIFDAADQVGAEVYYEAAAAGAIPIIRPLRDSLAGDRVQRIMGIVNGTTNYILDRMDTEGAELSDVLADAQRLGYAEADPTADIEGYDAAQKAAILASLAFHTTVPLECVHREGITGIDKSMMDAARHAGYVVKLLAVCERLAGASGESISVRVYPALIRREHPLASVHGANNAVFVQAEAAGNLMFYGAGAGGVQTASAVLGDVVSAARRHIAGGVGVGESTLANLPIVEIGRVTTSYQITLEVDDEPGVLARVAGILSEGRVSIATLEQTVVHDASTGSAADPSTRGDDLGGVARLVIGTHKALEQDLSETVERLAASGVVERVVSVLRVEGD, encoded by the coding sequence GTGACCGACTACCGCCGTCTGCGCGTCGCACTGCTGGGGGCTGGAGCCGTGGGCTCGCAGGTCGCGGCGCTCTTGCTGCGCCACGGTGACGAGCTCGCCGACCGTGCCGGCGCGACGCTCGAGCTCGCCGGCATCGCCGTGCGCGACCTGGACGCGCCGCGGGACGTCGACCTGCCCCGGGAGCTGTTCACGACCGATGTCGAGCCCCTCATCGTGGGCTCCGACATCGTCATCGAGCTCATGGGCGGCATCGAGCCGGCTCGCACGTACCTCCTGCAGGCGATCAACTCGGGGGCGGACGTCGTCACGGCGAACAAGGCGCTCCTCGCGACGCACGGACCCGAGATCTTCGACGCCGCCGACCAGGTCGGCGCGGAGGTCTACTACGAGGCCGCCGCCGCCGGTGCCATCCCCATCATCCGGCCGCTCCGCGACTCGCTGGCCGGCGACCGCGTGCAGCGCATCATGGGCATCGTCAACGGCACGACGAACTACATCCTCGACCGCATGGACACCGAGGGCGCCGAGCTCTCCGACGTCCTCGCCGACGCTCAGCGGCTCGGCTACGCCGAGGCCGACCCCACCGCCGACATCGAGGGCTACGACGCCGCGCAGAAGGCGGCGATCCTCGCGAGCCTCGCCTTCCACACGACCGTCCCCCTCGAGTGCGTCCACCGCGAAGGCATCACCGGCATCGACAAGTCGATGATGGATGCCGCGCGCCACGCCGGCTACGTCGTCAAGCTCCTCGCGGTCTGCGAGCGCCTGGCGGGGGCATCCGGCGAGTCGATCTCGGTCCGGGTCTACCCCGCACTGATCAGGCGTGAGCACCCCCTGGCGAGCGTGCACGGCGCCAACAACGCGGTCTTCGTGCAGGCCGAGGCCGCCGGCAACCTCATGTTCTACGGCGCGGGCGCCGGCGGCGTGCAGACGGCGTCGGCCGTGCTCGGCGACGTCGTCTCGGCGGCGCGCCGGCACATCGCCGGCGGCGTCGGCGTGGGGGAGTCCACCCTCGCGAACCTCCCGATCGTCGAGATCGGCCGCGTGACCACGAGCTACCAGATCACGCTCGAGGTCGACGACGAGCCCGGCGTGCTGGCGCGGGTCGCCGGCATCCTCAGCGAGGGCCGCGTCTCGATCGCGACCCTCGAGCAGACGGTCGTCCACGACGCCTCGACGGGCTCGGCCGCCGATCCGTCCACCCGCGGCGACGACCTGGGCGGAGTCGCGCGACTCGTCATCGGAACCCACAAGGCCCTGGAACAGGACCTCAGCGAGACCGTCGAACGGCTCGCCGCGAGCGGCGTCGTGGAGCGCGTCGTCTCGGTCCTGCGTGTAGAAGGAGACTGA
- the lysA gene encoding diaminopimelate decarboxylase, translated as MSAAPQSRATPWPAVPDDVNSLAVNVWPQAADRDEHGVLRLGGIPATTLRDRFGTPLYVLDEDEVRDHARRTLAAFRSAAAAHGVQARVYYAGKAFLSTELVRWVTDEGLAVDVCSGGELAVALAAGADPARLGFHGNNKSVPELERAVELGIGSIVIDSWIELERLAAIVERRDAQQAVLVRVNSGVHAETHDFLATAHEDQKFGFTLEDAAAAVARIRELDGLSFVGLHCHIGSQIFGTAGFRESAARVVELHAELLAGGDIPVLNLGGGFGIAYRPEDDPTPIETLATGIVDAVAQECAVRGIPIPNLAFEPGRAIVGKAGVTLYEVGTTKPVEVDESFTRLYVSVDGGMSDNARPALYGAQYSARLASRTSDAEPALSRVVGKHCESGDIVVDAEYLPGDVAPGDLLAVPATGAYCFSLSSNYNFVPRPPVVALRGGEARVIVRGETVEDLLARDAGLTAIPMEGNDMPVLDERRSSSETHARRNAEAK; from the coding sequence GTGTCCGCCGCCCCCCAGAGCCGAGCCACTCCGTGGCCGGCGGTCCCGGATGACGTCAATTCGCTCGCGGTCAACGTCTGGCCCCAAGCGGCCGACCGCGACGAGCACGGAGTGCTGCGCCTCGGCGGCATCCCCGCCACGACGCTGCGCGACCGCTTCGGCACTCCGCTCTACGTCCTCGACGAGGACGAGGTGCGCGACCATGCGCGACGCACCCTCGCGGCCTTCCGGTCCGCCGCGGCCGCGCACGGCGTGCAGGCGCGCGTCTACTACGCCGGCAAGGCCTTCCTCTCGACCGAGCTCGTCCGCTGGGTGACCGACGAGGGCCTGGCCGTCGACGTCTGCTCGGGCGGCGAGCTCGCCGTGGCCCTGGCCGCGGGCGCCGATCCCGCACGCCTCGGCTTCCACGGCAACAACAAGAGCGTCCCCGAGCTCGAGCGCGCCGTCGAGCTCGGCATCGGCTCGATCGTCATCGACAGCTGGATCGAGCTCGAGCGCCTCGCCGCGATCGTCGAGCGTCGCGACGCGCAGCAGGCCGTTCTCGTCCGCGTCAACAGCGGCGTCCATGCCGAGACGCACGACTTTCTCGCGACCGCTCACGAAGACCAGAAGTTCGGATTCACGCTCGAGGATGCCGCGGCCGCCGTCGCCCGCATCCGCGAGCTGGACGGGCTCTCGTTCGTGGGCCTGCACTGCCACATCGGCTCGCAGATCTTCGGCACGGCCGGCTTCCGCGAATCGGCCGCGCGCGTCGTCGAGCTGCACGCCGAGCTCCTCGCGGGCGGCGACATCCCGGTCCTCAACCTCGGCGGCGGCTTCGGCATCGCCTACCGGCCGGAGGACGATCCGACGCCCATCGAGACCCTCGCGACCGGCATCGTCGACGCCGTCGCACAGGAGTGCGCGGTGCGCGGCATCCCGATCCCGAATCTCGCCTTCGAGCCGGGCCGCGCCATCGTCGGCAAGGCCGGCGTGACCCTGTACGAGGTCGGCACGACCAAGCCCGTCGAGGTCGACGAGAGCTTCACGCGCCTCTACGTGAGCGTCGACGGCGGCATGAGCGACAACGCGCGGCCGGCGCTCTACGGTGCGCAGTACTCCGCGCGCCTCGCGTCACGCACGAGCGACGCCGAGCCTGCCCTCTCGCGCGTCGTCGGGAAGCACTGCGAGTCGGGCGACATCGTGGTGGATGCCGAGTACCTGCCGGGCGACGTCGCGCCGGGCGACCTCCTCGCGGTGCCTGCCACCGGGGCCTACTGCTTCTCGCTGTCGAGCAACTACAACTTCGTCCCTCGGCCGCCCGTCGTGGCGCTGCGCGGGGGAGAGGCGCGCGTCATCGTGCGGGGCGAGACGGTCGAAGACCTCCTCGCGCGCGACGCGGGCCTCACCGCCATTCCGATGGAAGGGAACGACATGCCGGTACTGGACGAGCGGCGATCGTCGAGCGAGACGCACGCGCGACGAAACGCGGAGGCGAAGTGA
- the thrC gene encoding threonine synthase: MAAHVWRGVLREYADRLGVTDASTVVTLGEGGTPLLPAPALSRRTGTDVWVKFEGMNPTGSFKDRGMTVAVSRAIEHGAKAVICASTGNTSASAAAYAAHAGITAAVLVPEGKIAMGKLSQAVAHNGRLIQIRGNFDDCLEIARELADNYPVHLVNSVNPDRIDGQKTAAYEIVEQLGDAPDFHFIPVGNAGNYTAYTRGYTEEAEAGVSTRVPRMFGFQAEGSAPLVTGAVVKNPETVASAIRIGNPASWHLALDAREATDGYFGAIDDDRILAAQKLLAGEVGIFVEPASAISVAGLLDRVEAGIVPQGSRVVLTVTGHGLKDPQWALRNADGTTVEPTVVDATTSEVASVLDLVPVGATE; encoded by the coding sequence ATGGCAGCACACGTCTGGCGCGGAGTCCTCCGCGAGTACGCCGATCGTCTGGGCGTCACGGATGCCTCGACCGTCGTCACCCTCGGCGAGGGCGGCACCCCGCTCCTCCCCGCCCCGGCTCTGTCGCGCCGCACCGGCACCGACGTCTGGGTCAAGTTCGAGGGCATGAACCCGACCGGCTCATTCAAGGACCGCGGCATGACGGTCGCCGTCTCGCGCGCGATCGAGCACGGGGCGAAGGCCGTCATCTGCGCCTCGACGGGCAACACGTCGGCCTCGGCGGCCGCCTATGCGGCCCACGCCGGCATCACGGCCGCCGTCCTCGTGCCTGAGGGCAAGATCGCGATGGGCAAGCTCAGCCAGGCCGTCGCGCACAACGGACGTCTCATCCAGATCCGCGGCAACTTCGACGACTGCCTCGAGATCGCGCGCGAGCTCGCCGACAACTACCCGGTGCACCTCGTGAACTCGGTCAACCCCGACCGCATCGACGGTCAGAAGACCGCGGCGTACGAGATCGTCGAGCAGCTGGGCGACGCTCCCGACTTCCACTTCATCCCCGTGGGCAACGCCGGCAACTACACCGCCTACACCCGCGGCTATACGGAAGAGGCCGAGGCCGGCGTCTCCACGCGCGTGCCGCGCATGTTCGGCTTCCAGGCCGAGGGCTCGGCTCCGCTCGTGACCGGAGCGGTCGTGAAGAACCCCGAGACCGTCGCGAGTGCGATCCGCATCGGCAACCCGGCATCGTGGCACCTCGCCCTCGACGCGCGCGAGGCGACCGACGGCTACTTCGGTGCGATCGACGACGACCGGATCCTCGCGGCGCAGAAGCTCCTCGCGGGCGAGGTCGGCATCTTCGTCGAGCCGGCGTCGGCGATCAGCGTCGCGGGCCTCCTCGACCGCGTCGAGGCGGGCATCGTGCCGCAGGGATCGCGCGTCGTGCTGACGGTGACCGGCCACGGCCTGAAGGACCCGCAGTGGGCTCTGCGCAACGCGGACGGCACGACGGTCGAGCCGACCGTGGTCGACGCGACGACGTCGGAGGTGGCATCCGTCCTCGACCTCGTCCCCGTCGGGGCGACCGAGTGA